In one Modestobacter sp. L9-4 genomic region, the following are encoded:
- a CDS encoding NAD(P)H-hydrate dehydratase: MSRPQPEPTLVTPPVLRSWPLPEPTGGKESRGSILVIGGSTETLGAVTLAAEAALRSGAGKLQVVVPSKVAPHISIALPEALVRGVPSTEEGAIRGDAADLVLDLVRSASAVLIGPGMADEPQTRELVERLLPELDGPLVLDALGLAAVTADPSCLHRLEGRVVLTPNPTELAIALHVDADEIDEDPAGSARRLAEQAHAVVGLGGATSWVADPDGRLWQDESGGAGLGVSGSGDVRAGVTAGLLARGAEPAQAAVWASYLHGRAGERLAASVGRLGFLARELPLQVPQIIAEISL; the protein is encoded by the coding sequence ATGTCCCGTCCCCAGCCTGAGCCCACCCTGGTCACCCCGCCGGTGCTCCGCAGCTGGCCGCTGCCCGAGCCCACCGGGGGCAAGGAGTCGCGCGGGTCGATCCTGGTCATCGGCGGCAGCACCGAGACCCTCGGCGCGGTGACGCTGGCCGCCGAGGCCGCGCTGCGCTCGGGGGCGGGGAAGCTGCAGGTCGTCGTCCCGTCGAAGGTCGCGCCGCACATCTCCATCGCGCTGCCCGAGGCGCTGGTGCGCGGCGTCCCCTCGACCGAGGAGGGGGCCATCCGCGGCGACGCGGCCGACCTGGTGCTGGACCTGGTCCGGTCGGCGTCCGCGGTGCTCATCGGCCCCGGCATGGCCGACGAGCCGCAGACCCGGGAGCTCGTGGAGCGGCTGCTGCCGGAGCTGGACGGGCCGCTCGTGCTCGACGCCCTCGGTCTGGCCGCCGTCACCGCCGACCCCAGCTGCCTGCACCGGCTGGAGGGCCGCGTCGTCCTCACCCCGAACCCGACCGAGCTGGCGATCGCCCTGCACGTCGACGCCGACGAGATCGACGAGGACCCGGCCGGCTCGGCCCGCCGCCTCGCCGAGCAGGCGCACGCCGTCGTCGGCCTGGGCGGGGCCACCAGCTGGGTCGCCGACCCCGACGGCCGGCTGTGGCAGGACGAGAGCGGGGGCGCGGGACTGGGCGTCTCCGGCTCCGGCGACGTGCGCGCCGGGGTGACCGCCGGGCTGCTCGCCCGCGGGGCCGAGCCGGCGCAGGCCGCCGTCTGGGCCTCCTACCTGCACGGCCGCGCGGGGGAGCGGCTGGCCGCCTCGGTCGGCCGGCTGGGCTTCCTGGCCCGCGAGCTGCCGCTGCAGGTCCCGCAGATCATCGCCGAGATCTCGCTCTGA
- a CDS encoding ABC transporter ATP-binding protein produces the protein MTALDTPRTAQVRLAADRVRLAYGDKVVVDDLDLELTDGSFTAIVGPNGCGKSTLLRALGRLLRPTGGSVLLDGRAITSQSTREVAKVLGMLPQTPLAPEGLTVADLVARGRHPHQSWLRQWSSDDEAVVTEALTWTDMADLADAPVDALSGGQRQRAWISMALAQGTDLLLLDEPTTYLDLAHQVDVLELIARLHTERGRTVAVVLHDLNLAARYAQRLVAMKDGVLVASGTPAEVLTEQLLAEVFELEARVVPDPVTGTPMVVPVRRLKR, from the coding sequence GTGACCGCACTCGACACCCCCCGCACCGCCCAGGTGCGCCTGGCCGCGGACCGCGTCCGGCTGGCCTACGGCGACAAGGTCGTCGTCGACGACCTGGACCTGGAGCTCACCGACGGGTCGTTCACCGCGATCGTCGGCCCCAACGGCTGCGGCAAGTCCACGTTGCTGCGCGCGCTGGGCCGGCTGCTGCGCCCGACCGGGGGCAGCGTGCTGCTCGACGGCCGGGCCATCACCTCGCAGTCCACCCGCGAGGTCGCCAAGGTGCTGGGCATGCTGCCGCAGACCCCGCTGGCGCCCGAGGGCCTCACCGTGGCCGACCTGGTCGCCCGCGGCCGGCACCCGCACCAGAGCTGGCTGCGGCAGTGGTCCAGCGACGACGAGGCGGTGGTCACCGAGGCGCTGACCTGGACCGACATGGCCGACCTCGCCGACGCACCCGTGGACGCGCTGTCGGGTGGGCAGCGGCAGCGGGCCTGGATCTCGATGGCACTGGCCCAGGGCACCGACCTGCTGCTGCTCGACGAGCCCACCACCTATCTCGACCTCGCCCACCAGGTCGACGTCCTGGAGCTCATCGCCCGGCTGCACACCGAGCGCGGCCGCACCGTCGCCGTCGTCCTGCACGACCTGAACCTGGCGGCCCGCTACGCGCAGCGGCTGGTGGCGATGAAGGACGGCGTCCTGGTGGCCTCCGGGACGCCGGCGGAGGTGCTGACCGAGCAGCTGCTGGCCGAGGTGTTCGAGCTGGAGGCCCGCGTCGTCCCCGACCCGGTCACCGGCACCCCGATGGTGGTCCCCGTCCGCCGCCTCAAGCGCTGA
- a CDS encoding low specificity L-threonine aldolase, which produces MDDLTALRQSCDRALAGHGPQTAADLLATVPPDTAVDRYGAGGVVAELEAEVAALLGQPAAVYLPSGTMAQQAVLRVHAARRARQTVVYHPQCHLEVHEGRALERLQGLQGRPAGHRDRLLALADLEAVAEPPAALLLELPQRDLGGQLPAWEDLVAQTAWARDRGAAVHLDGARLWEAAAGYGRPPAEVAALFDTTYVSFYKGIGALAGCALAGPEDVVAEVREWRSRMGGTLFGMWPGAASALTCLRRRLPLFGGYLERAREIAAAVRDLPGVTVVPDPPQTPMLHLLLRTTPERFTAAVRALAEQGLWTWERAMPTGDPAVQRVEFSIGDATTALSVAEIRDAVAALAR; this is translated from the coding sequence GTGGACGACCTCACCGCCCTCCGGCAGTCCTGCGACCGCGCGCTGGCCGGGCACGGTCCGCAGACCGCCGCCGACCTGCTGGCCACCGTGCCCCCCGACACCGCGGTCGACCGCTACGGCGCCGGCGGGGTGGTGGCCGAGCTGGAGGCCGAGGTCGCCGCGCTGCTCGGCCAGCCCGCCGCGGTGTACCTGCCCAGCGGCACGATGGCCCAGCAGGCGGTGCTGCGGGTGCACGCCGCCCGGCGCGCCCGGCAGACCGTCGTCTACCACCCGCAGTGCCACCTGGAGGTGCACGAGGGGCGGGCGCTGGAACGGCTGCAGGGGCTGCAGGGCCGCCCGGCCGGGCACCGCGACCGGCTGCTCGCCCTCGCCGACCTCGAGGCCGTCGCCGAGCCGCCGGCGGCGCTGCTGCTGGAACTGCCGCAACGCGACCTGGGCGGGCAGCTGCCGGCGTGGGAGGACCTGGTCGCGCAGACCGCCTGGGCCCGCGACCGGGGTGCTGCGGTGCACCTCGACGGCGCGCGGCTGTGGGAGGCCGCCGCCGGCTACGGCCGCCCGCCGGCCGAGGTCGCGGCGCTGTTCGACACCACGTACGTCAGCTTCTACAAGGGCATCGGCGCGCTGGCCGGGTGTGCCCTGGCCGGACCCGAGGACGTCGTCGCCGAGGTGCGCGAGTGGCGCAGCCGGATGGGCGGCACGCTGTTCGGCATGTGGCCCGGGGCGGCCTCGGCGCTGACCTGTCTGCGCCGCCGGCTGCCGCTGTTCGGCGGCTACCTCGAGCGCGCCCGCGAGATCGCCGCCGCGGTGCGCGACCTGCCCGGGGTGACCGTGGTGCCCGACCCGCCGCAGACGCCGATGCTGCACCTGCTGCTGCGCACCACCCCCGAGCGGTTCACCGCCGCCGTCCGCGCCCTGGCCGAGCAGGGGCTGTGGACGTGGGAGCGCGCGATGCCCACCGGCGACCCGGCCGTGCAGCGGGTGGAGTTCTCGATCGGCGACGCGACGACGGCGCTGTCGGTCGCCGAGATCCGGGACGCCGTGGCCGCGCTGGCCCGCTGA
- a CDS encoding acyl-CoA desaturase produces MTASTLEGSTPPPAREPRPERTRDRQVSVYAELSQQVKDAGLLNRRRGWYVVTIALTALAFVATWVGIVALGDSWWQLGLAVVLSLVLTQFAFFGHDTAHRQAFGSHSVNEWSARVLSCGITGIGYGWWMQKHNRHHNAPNQMAKDPDIVSNVLAFTPDDAAERMTGLRGWFTRHQGWAFFPLLGFEGTALHANSIATLIKEKTMPRRRLELAIIAVRLVAYVVAVFLIMPPVLGLAFIVVQQAVFGLLMGGSFAPNHKGMPIVPKNAKVDFLRRQVLMSRNIRGGRVTDFMMGGLNYQIEHHLFPSMPRPNLKKAQPLVRAHCAKHGISYTETSLVGSYRQVVRYLNRVGIAERDPFTCPLVAATRN; encoded by the coding sequence ATGACCGCATCGACTCTGGAGGGCTCCACGCCTCCCCCCGCCCGGGAGCCCCGTCCCGAGCGCACCCGTGACCGTCAGGTGAGCGTCTACGCCGAGCTCTCGCAGCAGGTGAAGGACGCCGGACTGCTGAACCGACGGCGCGGCTGGTACGTGGTCACGATCGCGCTGACCGCTCTGGCGTTCGTCGCCACCTGGGTCGGCATCGTGGCCCTCGGCGACTCGTGGTGGCAGCTCGGCCTGGCCGTGGTGCTGTCCCTGGTGCTCACCCAGTTCGCCTTCTTCGGCCACGACACCGCCCACCGGCAGGCGTTCGGGTCGCACTCGGTCAACGAGTGGTCGGCCCGGGTGCTCTCCTGCGGGATCACCGGCATCGGCTACGGCTGGTGGATGCAGAAGCACAACCGGCACCACAACGCGCCGAACCAGATGGCCAAGGACCCGGACATCGTGTCCAACGTCCTCGCCTTCACCCCCGACGACGCCGCCGAGCGGATGACCGGCCTGCGCGGCTGGTTCACCCGGCACCAGGGCTGGGCGTTCTTCCCGCTGCTGGGCTTCGAGGGCACCGCGCTGCACGCCAACAGCATCGCGACGCTGATCAAGGAGAAGACGATGCCGCGGCGTCGTCTCGAGCTGGCGATCATCGCCGTCCGGCTGGTGGCCTACGTCGTGGCCGTCTTCCTGATCATGCCGCCGGTGCTGGGGCTGGCCTTCATCGTCGTCCAGCAGGCCGTGTTCGGTCTGCTGATGGGCGGGTCGTTCGCGCCCAACCACAAGGGCATGCCGATCGTCCCGAAGAACGCCAAGGTCGACTTCCTGCGTCGTCAGGTGCTCATGTCCCGCAACATCCGCGGCGGCCGGGTCACCGACTTCATGATGGGCGGCCTGAACTACCAGATCGAGCACCACCTCTTCCCGAGCATGCCGCGGCCGAACCTGAAGAAGGCCCAGCCGCTGGTGCGCGCGCACTGTGCGAAGCACGGGATCAGCTACACCGAGACCTCGCTGGTCGGCTCCTACCGCCAGGTCGTCCGGTACCTGAACCGGGTGGGCATCGCCGAGCGCGACCCGTTCACCTGCCCGCTGGTGGCCGCGACCCGCAACTGA
- a CDS encoding iron chelate uptake ABC transporter family permease subunit, with amino-acid sequence MSLAAPTRTPESHARPRRTLRVGPVSATYRRRSLVVPVLVALLLVLVAALSLGRGDYPISVPGVLGTLVGAGDDTARFIVLELRAPRIAVAVLVGLALGVSGALIQTFARNPLASPDVLGVTGGAAIGAVAVVVAGGGTTAVGTLGGLGVPAAALLGGLVMAGLIFGLAWQSGIDGYRLVLVGVGLSAMAQAVVSYLLTRSTLFDAAAANVWLTGSLNGRGWDQARPLLIALVVLLPAALAMTRVLNVLQFGDETARALGVRVPLAQLAVVLVAVGLAAFAVSAAGPVQFVALVVPQIAVRLTGGSRPPLLTSGLLGALLLTASDLVARTALPETFPVGVVTAVVGAPYLLWLLVRGRRRSTL; translated from the coding sequence GTGAGCCTGGCCGCGCCCACCCGCACCCCGGAGTCCCACGCGCGACCGCGGCGGACGCTGCGCGTGGGCCCGGTGTCGGCCACCTACCGCCGCCGCTCGCTGGTCGTGCCGGTGCTGGTGGCCCTGCTGCTGGTGCTGGTCGCGGCGCTCAGCCTGGGGCGCGGTGACTACCCGATCAGCGTGCCCGGGGTGCTGGGCACGCTGGTCGGCGCTGGTGACGACACCGCACGGTTCATCGTGCTCGAGCTGCGCGCACCGCGGATCGCCGTCGCCGTGCTGGTCGGGCTCGCGCTGGGGGTCTCCGGCGCGCTGATCCAGACCTTCGCCCGCAACCCGCTGGCCAGCCCCGACGTGCTCGGCGTGACCGGCGGCGCGGCGATCGGCGCGGTCGCGGTGGTCGTGGCCGGCGGCGGCACCACCGCGGTCGGCACGCTGGGCGGGCTCGGGGTGCCGGCGGCCGCGCTGCTCGGCGGGCTGGTCATGGCCGGGCTGATCTTCGGGCTGGCCTGGCAGTCGGGCATCGACGGCTACCGGCTGGTGCTGGTCGGGGTGGGGCTGTCGGCGATGGCCCAGGCGGTGGTGTCCTACCTGCTCACCCGCAGCACGCTGTTCGACGCCGCCGCCGCCAACGTGTGGCTCACCGGCTCGCTCAACGGCCGCGGGTGGGACCAGGCCCGACCGCTGTTGATCGCGCTGGTGGTGCTGCTTCCCGCCGCGCTGGCCATGACCCGGGTGCTGAACGTGCTGCAGTTCGGCGACGAGACGGCGCGGGCGCTGGGCGTGCGGGTGCCGCTGGCCCAGCTCGCCGTCGTGCTGGTCGCGGTCGGGCTGGCCGCGTTCGCCGTGTCGGCGGCCGGGCCCGTCCAGTTCGTCGCGCTGGTCGTGCCGCAGATCGCCGTCCGGCTGACCGGCGGCTCCCGGCCACCACTGCTCACCTCCGGCCTGCTCGGGGCGCTGCTGCTCACCGCCAGCGACCTCGTCGCCCGCACCGCGCTGCCCGAGACGTTCCCCGTCGGGGTCGTCACCGCGGTCGTCGGCGCCCCCTATCTGCTCTGGCTGCTGGTCCGCGGAAGGCGGCGATCCACCCTGTGA
- a CDS encoding sigma factor-like helix-turn-helix DNA-binding protein — translation MGTTDDGSFAAFVADQAPALVHTAVLLTGDPTEGAELAAAALGTVRRHWDELPAADRADAARRALLAEHPRWHRRTQRREAVAATPLLRGLSLAPVPPPPVRGALTTALGRLPAQQRAALVLRLGDGRSVQETAAELGVPQETVAPDVLRGLDRVEELLPADDRPAGGVEAALRTHLAGRRTAVPADFLAAVLDGVSTQRRHWTALATVAAFFVLVVVLVLLTTR, via the coding sequence ATGGGCACCACCGACGACGGCTCGTTCGCGGCCTTCGTGGCCGATCAGGCCCCCGCCCTGGTGCACACCGCGGTCCTGCTCACCGGCGACCCGACCGAGGGCGCCGAGCTCGCCGCAGCCGCGCTGGGCACCGTCCGCCGGCACTGGGACGAGCTGCCCGCCGCCGACCGGGCCGACGCCGCCCGTCGCGCCCTGCTGGCCGAGCACCCACGCTGGCACCGGCGCACCCAGCGGCGCGAGGCGGTGGCGGCCACGCCGCTGCTGCGCGGGCTGTCGCTGGCCCCGGTCCCGCCCCCGCCGGTGCGCGGCGCGCTGACGACCGCACTGGGCCGGCTGCCCGCACAGCAGCGGGCCGCACTCGTCCTGCGTCTCGGGGACGGGCGGTCGGTACAGGAGACGGCGGCCGAGCTCGGCGTCCCGCAGGAGACCGTGGCCCCCGACGTCCTGCGCGGCCTGGACCGGGTCGAGGAGCTGCTGCCCGCCGACGACCGGCCGGCCGGCGGGGTGGAGGCGGCGCTGCGCACGCACCTCGCCGGCCGCCGCACCGCCGTGCCCGCGGACTTCCTGGCCGCCGTGCTGGACGGCGTCAGCACCCAGCGCCGGCACTGGACCGCGCTGGCCACGGTGGCCGCCTTCTTCGTGCTCGTCGTCGTCCTGGTCCTGCTGACCACCCGCTGA
- a CDS encoding alcohol dehydrogenase catalytic domain-containing protein gives MRALVFEEFGGPLGVRAVPDPTPSRDGVVVEVGASGICRSDWHGWLGHDPDVVLPHVPGHELAGTVAAVGDRVRTWAVGDRVTVPFVCACGHCGPCREGARQVCANQTQPGFTHWGSLAQYVALEAADVNLVALPEGMPVATAASLGCRFATAYRAVTGVGQVRPGEWVAVHGCGGVGLSAVQVAVAAGARVVAVDVAPGALELARAFGAEHVVTGTGDVPAEVAELTGGGAHVSLDALGAAVTCLNSIHSLRRRGRHVQVGLLPPALGRPEVPMELVIARELAVLGSHGMAAADYPAMLSLIAAGRLHPERLVTSELDLADAGAALAAIGREPGIAVVTSF, from the coding sequence GTGCGCGCGCTGGTGTTCGAGGAGTTCGGTGGTCCGCTCGGCGTCCGGGCGGTGCCCGACCCCACGCCGTCCCGGGACGGGGTGGTCGTCGAGGTCGGCGCCAGCGGGATCTGCCGCAGCGACTGGCACGGCTGGCTCGGCCACGACCCGGACGTCGTCCTGCCGCACGTGCCCGGCCACGAGCTCGCCGGCACCGTCGCCGCGGTCGGCGACCGGGTGCGCACCTGGGCGGTCGGCGACCGGGTGACGGTTCCGTTCGTCTGCGCCTGCGGGCACTGCGGGCCCTGCCGCGAGGGCGCCCGCCAGGTCTGTGCGAACCAGACCCAGCCCGGCTTCACGCACTGGGGCTCGCTGGCGCAGTACGTGGCGCTGGAGGCCGCCGACGTCAACCTGGTGGCGCTGCCCGAGGGCATGCCCGTCGCCACCGCCGCCAGCCTGGGCTGCCGGTTCGCCACCGCCTACCGCGCGGTGACCGGGGTCGGGCAGGTGCGGCCGGGGGAGTGGGTGGCCGTGCACGGCTGCGGCGGCGTGGGGCTGTCCGCCGTCCAGGTCGCGGTCGCCGCCGGGGCGCGGGTGGTCGCCGTCGACGTCGCCCCCGGCGCGCTGGAGCTGGCCCGCGCCTTCGGTGCCGAGCACGTGGTGACCGGCACCGGTGACGTCCCCGCCGAGGTGGCCGAGCTGACCGGCGGCGGGGCGCACGTCTCCCTCGACGCCCTCGGCGCGGCCGTCACCTGCCTCAACTCGATCCACAGCCTGCGCCGGCGCGGCCGGCACGTGCAGGTCGGGTTGCTGCCCCCCGCGCTGGGCCGCCCGGAGGTCCCGATGGAGCTGGTGATCGCCCGCGAGCTCGCGGTGCTCGGCAGCCACGGCATGGCCGCGGCCGACTACCCGGCCATGCTCTCCCTCATCGCCGCGGGGCGGCTGCACCCCGAGCGGCTGGTGACCTCCGAGCTGGACCTGGCCGACGCCGGGGCCGCGCTCGCCGCGATCGGCCGCGAGCCGGGGATCGCCGTCGTCACCTCGTTCTGA
- a CDS encoding mechanosensitive ion channel family protein: protein MDVLAAGPVTDALYWVRGPGLNALLIVLGAVLLARLVSWTGQRITDRIDAAATGSDALVRSEAAKHRHSLTQVLTWAAIVLIWSVTVIFVLDTLGLPVTGLVAPATVLGVGLGFGAQRVVGDVLAGFFLITERQYGFGDVVAIQVVGGGDPAEGTVEDVNLRITRLRSVNGEVVIVPNGQIVKVVNLSRDWARAVVDVPVPASSDVNRVQQVLREVGERAFADARLHRLLLDAPSVMGVESLALDEVNLRIVARTLPGKQFEVGRDLRARVALALSREGVSLRATSTEDDVRDEALAEDRARSGGAA from the coding sequence ATGGACGTGCTCGCCGCTGGCCCGGTCACCGACGCCCTCTACTGGGTGCGCGGACCGGGGTTGAACGCCCTGCTGATCGTCCTGGGCGCGGTCCTGCTGGCCCGGCTGGTGAGCTGGACGGGGCAGCGGATCACCGACCGGATCGACGCCGCGGCGACCGGCTCCGACGCCCTCGTGCGCTCCGAGGCCGCCAAGCACCGGCACTCGCTGACCCAGGTGCTCACCTGGGCGGCGATCGTGCTGATCTGGTCGGTCACGGTCATCTTCGTGCTCGACACCCTGGGCCTGCCGGTCACCGGCCTCGTCGCGCCGGCCACCGTGCTGGGCGTTGGCCTGGGCTTCGGCGCCCAGCGCGTCGTCGGCGACGTGCTGGCCGGGTTCTTCCTGATCACCGAGCGTCAGTACGGCTTCGGCGACGTGGTCGCGATCCAGGTGGTCGGCGGTGGCGACCCGGCCGAGGGCACCGTCGAGGACGTCAACCTGCGGATCACCCGGTTGCGCTCGGTGAACGGCGAGGTCGTGATCGTGCCCAACGGGCAGATCGTGAAGGTCGTCAACCTCTCCCGCGACTGGGCGCGCGCCGTCGTCGACGTCCCGGTGCCGGCCTCCTCCGACGTCAACCGGGTGCAGCAGGTGCTGCGCGAGGTGGGTGAGCGTGCCTTCGCCGACGCCCGGCTGCACCGGCTGCTGCTCGACGCCCCGAGCGTGATGGGCGTGGAGAGCCTGGCCCTGGACGAGGTGAACCTGCGGATCGTGGCCCGCACCCTGCCGGGCAAGCAGTTCGAGGTCGGCCGTGACCTGCGCGCCCGGGTGGCGCTGGCGCTGTCCCGCGAGGGCGTCTCGCTGCGGGCCACCTCGACCGAGGACGACGTCCGGGACGAGGCGCTGGCCGAGGACCGGGCGCGCAGCGGGGGCGCCGCGTGA
- a CDS encoding methyl-accepting chemotaxis protein, whose translation MATKVLTAVGAASAVALVIGVTGLHALAGEAETSERMYAEDVLGIDGVSALIGDVQRVAVAQRDAVLADTPAETTAALDRVTAARTDFDADLQAFLALDHPAATEQALGDISAAFGQARDVEDTLLTSLAQQHDQPGWLAVHEAQVAPLFDQALTGLADLEQLESADAAASAQAAAAESASTRTFSLVVLVVGILLALTVGLLIARSIARKVRRVEEVAEALATGDLTRTTGLTSRDELGRMGTAIDEAMGRLRAVMSLVVDSSATVAASAEELSASAAQISASAEETSVQVGVVSAAAEEVSRSVSTVSAGAEEMNAAILEISRSATEAAQVAATAVAEAATTNATVVALGDSSREIGEVVKVITSIAAQTNLLALNATIEAARAGEAGKGFAVVANEVKELSQETAKATEDIARRVDAIQGDTAGAVSAIGRISQIIGSINDFQLTIASAVEEQTATTAEMSRSIQEGATGTEEIAANVTGVSQAAEQTNQALSQTRIAVDELSRLASDLRGAVTHFTY comes from the coding sequence GTGGCCACCAAGGTGCTCACCGCGGTCGGCGCCGCCTCGGCCGTCGCCCTGGTCATCGGGGTCACCGGGCTCCACGCGCTGGCCGGCGAGGCCGAGACCAGCGAGCGGATGTACGCCGAGGACGTGCTGGGCATCGACGGGGTCTCCGCGCTGATCGGCGACGTGCAGCGCGTCGCGGTCGCCCAGCGGGACGCCGTCCTGGCCGACACCCCGGCCGAGACCACCGCCGCCCTGGACCGGGTCACCGCGGCCCGCACCGACTTCGACGCCGACCTGCAGGCCTTCCTCGCCCTGGACCACCCCGCGGCGACCGAGCAGGCGCTCGGCGACATCTCCGCCGCGTTCGGTCAGGCCCGCGACGTCGAGGACACCCTCCTCACCTCCCTCGCCCAGCAGCACGACCAGCCCGGCTGGCTCGCCGTGCACGAGGCCCAGGTCGCCCCGCTGTTCGACCAGGCGCTCACCGGCCTGGCCGACCTGGAGCAGCTGGAGAGCGCCGACGCCGCCGCGAGCGCGCAGGCCGCCGCCGCCGAGAGCGCCTCCACCCGCACGTTCTCCCTCGTCGTCCTGGTCGTCGGCATCCTGCTGGCGCTGACGGTCGGGCTGCTCATCGCCCGCAGCATCGCCCGCAAGGTCCGCCGGGTCGAGGAGGTCGCCGAGGCGCTCGCCACCGGCGACCTGACCCGCACCACCGGGCTCACCAGCCGCGACGAGCTGGGCCGGATGGGCACCGCGATCGACGAGGCGATGGGCCGGCTGCGCGCCGTCATGAGCCTGGTCGTGGACTCCTCCGCCACGGTCGCCGCCTCCGCCGAGGAGCTGTCGGCCTCGGCCGCGCAGATCTCCGCGTCGGCGGAGGAGACCAGCGTGCAGGTCGGCGTCGTCTCCGCAGCCGCCGAGGAGGTCTCCCGCAGCGTGAGCACGGTCTCCGCGGGCGCCGAGGAGATGAACGCCGCGATCCTGGAGATCTCCCGCAGTGCCACCGAGGCGGCCCAGGTCGCGGCCACCGCCGTCGCGGAGGCGGCGACCACCAACGCCACCGTGGTCGCGCTCGGCGACTCCTCCCGCGAGATCGGCGAGGTCGTCAAGGTCATCACCTCGATCGCCGCCCAGACCAACCTGCTCGCGCTCAACGCCACCATCGAGGCCGCCCGGGCCGGTGAGGCCGGCAAGGGCTTCGCCGTGGTCGCCAACGAGGTCAAGGAGCTGTCCCAGGAGACCGCCAAGGCCACCGAGGACATCGCCCGCCGGGTCGACGCCATCCAGGGCGACACCGCGGGTGCCGTCAGCGCGATCGGCCGGATCTCGCAGATCATCGGTTCGATCAACGACTTCCAGCTGACCATCGCCAGCGCGGTCGAGGAGCAGACCGCGACCACCGCCGAGATGTCGCGGTCGATCCAGGAGGGGGCCACCGGCACCGAGGAGATCGCGGCCAACGTCACCGGCGTCTCCCAGGCCGCCGAGCAGACCAACCAGGCGCTGAGTCAGACCCGCATCGCCGTCGACGAGCTCTCCCGCCTGGCCAGCGACCTCCGCGGCGCCGTCACCCACTTCACCTACTGA
- a CDS encoding iron ABC transporter permease: MAQRTAPRPPQDAPPRRGLLRGTGSRALGLWLLLVLAVAVCALSISVGTRPIGLGTVWHALLDPATPGDETVIVRQLRVPRTLLGVLAGLALGASGALMQGHTRNPLGDPGLLGVTAGASFAVVLSISLLGLSTPSAYIWPALAGALLASVAVFAIGSVGRGGATPVSLALAGSALTYLMFALVQSITIRESSTLDAYRFWIVGALAGRDATVVAQVAPFVVVGLVLAVVNAPALNLLGLGEDVARGLGQRVWLARTVGLAAITLLAGGATAACGPIAFVGLVVPHVARAFTGPDHRWLVPASALLGVIALLLADVLGRVVARPGELQVGIVLAVVGTPFFIALVRRRRLVQL, from the coding sequence AGCCGGGCACTGGGCCTGTGGCTGCTGCTCGTGCTGGCGGTCGCCGTCTGTGCGCTGAGCATCAGCGTCGGCACCCGCCCGATCGGGCTGGGCACGGTCTGGCACGCACTGCTGGACCCCGCCACCCCCGGCGACGAGACGGTGATCGTGCGCCAGCTGCGGGTGCCGCGCACGCTGCTGGGCGTGCTCGCCGGTCTCGCGCTGGGCGCCTCCGGGGCGCTGATGCAGGGCCACACGCGCAACCCGCTGGGCGACCCCGGCCTGCTGGGCGTCACCGCGGGGGCCTCGTTCGCCGTCGTCCTGTCGATCTCGCTGCTCGGCCTGAGCACCCCCAGCGCCTACATCTGGCCCGCCCTGGCCGGGGCGCTGCTGGCCAGCGTCGCGGTCTTCGCGATCGGCTCCGTGGGCCGCGGCGGGGCCACCCCGGTCAGCCTGGCGCTGGCCGGGTCGGCGCTGACCTACCTGATGTTCGCGCTGGTCCAGTCGATCACCATCCGCGAGTCGAGCACGCTGGACGCCTACCGCTTCTGGATCGTCGGCGCCCTCGCCGGCCGCGACGCCACCGTGGTCGCCCAGGTCGCGCCGTTCGTCGTCGTCGGGCTGGTGCTCGCGGTGGTCAACGCCCCGGCGCTGAACCTGCTGGGGCTCGGTGAGGACGTCGCCCGGGGCCTGGGCCAGCGGGTGTGGCTGGCCCGCACGGTCGGGCTGGCCGCGATCACGCTGCTGGCCGGCGGGGCCACCGCCGCCTGCGGGCCGATCGCCTTCGTCGGGCTGGTGGTGCCGCACGTCGCCCGCGCGTTCACCGGCCCCGACCACCGCTGGCTGGTCCCGGCGTCCGCGCTGCTCGGCGTCATCGCCCTGCTGCTGGCCGACGTCCTCGGCCGGGTCGTCGCCCGCCCCGGTGAGCTGCAGGTGGGCATCGTGCTGGCCGTCGTCGGGACGCCGTTCTTCATCGCCCTGGTGCGCCGGCGCCGGCTGGTGCAGCTGTGA